The bacterium genome includes a window with the following:
- a CDS encoding zinc ABC transporter permease, producing SGSARASRIVRVHRLWEAYLSEYMQLPADHVHRDADQIEHILTPELEAKLEEILERPRVDPHGEPIPYSTERSA from the coding sequence CAGCGGCAGCGCGCGGGCCAGCCGCATCGTGCGCGTGCATCGCCTGTGGGAAGCGTATCTCTCCGAATACATGCAGCTTCCCGCCGATCACGTCCACCGCGACGCCGACCAGATCGAGCATATTCTGACTCCCGAACTCGAAGCCAAACTCGAAGAAATCCTCGAAAGGCCCCGCGTGGATCCCCACGGCGAACCGATTCCCTACAGTACGGAGCGATCCGCATGA
- a CDS encoding metal ABC transporter permease, protein MSAAGWIVLAGVLTGVACGLVGSFLVLRRMAMLGDAISHAVLPGIAVAFLITHSRQSVTMLIGAALVGLLTVFIVDVLQRRGRLQHDASIGVTFTFLFALGVILISVFGRYVDLDQDCVLFGEIAFVPWDTWMIGGTDLGPRAVWSLGAALIVNILFILLFYKELKIISFDPVLARSLGVPVTAIHYGLMGCVALTTVAAFESVGAILVVAMLVVPAAAAYLLSEKLWRMIALSALIGGASALLGFFSAAALDVSISGMMATAAGALFTMTFTFHLLRKRMRTREIAESPTVQHS, encoded by the coding sequence ATGAGCGCCGCCGGCTGGATCGTGCTCGCCGGTGTGCTCACCGGAGTCGCCTGTGGACTGGTCGGCAGTTTTCTCGTGCTCCGCCGCATGGCCATGCTCGGCGACGCCATCAGTCACGCCGTCTTGCCGGGAATCGCCGTCGCGTTTCTCATCACTCATTCACGGCAATCCGTGACCATGCTGATTGGCGCGGCGCTGGTCGGATTGCTCACTGTGTTCATCGTGGACGTCCTACAGCGGCGCGGACGCTTGCAGCACGACGCGTCCATCGGCGTAACCTTCACGTTTCTGTTCGCGCTGGGAGTGATCCTCATTTCCGTCTTCGGCCGCTACGTGGACCTCGATCAGGATTGCGTACTCTTCGGCGAGATCGCGTTCGTGCCGTGGGATACGTGGATGATCGGCGGAACCGACCTCGGCCCGCGCGCCGTCTGGTCACTGGGAGCCGCGCTGATCGTCAATATTCTCTTCATTCTGCTCTTCTATAAGGAACTCAAGATCATCTCCTTCGATCCCGTGCTCGCCCGCAGCCTGGGCGTGCCCGTGACCGCCATTCACTACGGTCTCATGGGCTGCGTCGCGCTCACCACCGTCGCCGCCTTCGAGAGCGTGGGAGCGATTCTGGTGGTGGCGATGCTGGTCGTTCCCGCCGCCGCCGCCTATTTGCTCTCCGAAAAACTGTGGCGGATGATTGCGCTCTCGGCTCTGATCGGCGGCGCGTCCGCGCTCTTGGGATTTTTCTCCGCCGCCGCGCTCGACGTCTCGATTTCCGGCATGATGGCCACGGCCGCGGGCGCGCTCTTCACCATGACTTTCACGTTTCATCTATTGCGCAAGCGCATGCGAACCCGCGAGATCGCGGAATCACCCACTGTGCAACATTCGTAG
- a CDS encoding 1,4-dihydroxy-2-naphthoate polyprenyltransferase yields the protein MSSLKVWLLASRPKTLVAAIVPVVVGAAYASRFTPLDPFIVACIAVSALCIQIGTNFANDYSDHQRGADVLRQGPTRVTQSGLAKPAHVKRAAVIVFALAVLLGVPLVVRGGWPILLIGVLGILCGWAYTGGPFPFGYRGLGELFVFLFFGLAAVMGTTYLLTLEWHPPSALIAIPSGLHASALLAVNNLRDIESDCAAGKRTLAVMMGHRFAQWEFALFCILPFAVPVALFFHGFANPILLPLLSLPLLILPIGIVVSRNEPTALIRALGATARLQLVFGILFAVGLALCVFSK from the coding sequence ATGTCTTCGCTGAAAGTCTGGCTGCTGGCTTCCCGGCCCAAGACCCTCGTCGCGGCGATTGTTCCCGTCGTCGTCGGCGCGGCCTATGCCAGCCGGTTCACGCCGCTTGATCCCTTCATTGTCGCGTGCATCGCCGTCTCCGCTCTGTGTATTCAGATCGGCACGAACTTCGCCAACGACTACAGCGATCACCAGCGCGGCGCCGACGTCCTTCGCCAAGGCCCGACGCGAGTCACGCAATCGGGACTGGCGAAACCCGCGCACGTGAAACGCGCCGCCGTCATCGTTTTCGCTCTTGCCGTCCTGCTCGGTGTTCCCCTCGTCGTACGCGGCGGCTGGCCGATTCTCCTGATCGGCGTACTCGGTATTCTCTGCGGTTGGGCGTATACCGGCGGCCCGTTTCCTTTTGGCTATCGCGGACTGGGCGAGCTCTTCGTATTCCTGTTTTTCGGTCTGGCAGCCGTGATGGGAACCACCTACCTGCTCACACTCGAGTGGCATCCGCCGAGCGCACTCATCGCGATTCCTTCCGGCCTGCACGCGTCGGCGCTTCTCGCGGTGAACAATCTGCGCGATATCGAGTCCGACTGCGCGGCCGGCAAGCGAACTCTGGCCGTGATGATGGGTCACCGCTTCGCGCAGTGGGAATTTGCGTTGTTCTGTATTCTCCCCTTTGCCGTGCCGGTGGCGCTGTTCTTTCACGGATTCGCGAATCCGATTCTTCTGCCGCTGCTCAGTCTGCCGCTTCTGATCCTGCCCATCGGCATCGTCGTTTCGCGAAATGAACCGACTGCGCTGATTCGCGCGCTCGGAGCCACGGCCCGCCTGCAGCTCGTATTCGGCATTCTCTTCGCAGTGGGACTTGCCCTATGCGTCTTCTCCAAGTGA